GTGGACCGAATCGATGTGAGCGGCCAGATCCGCGAAAACACCCAATGACCCCTCGTTCCTTCATTCGACGCGCACTTTCTTCACTCCTTTTTTCGACCCTATGAAATATCTGTCTGTTCTCCTGTTAGCCCTCCCGTTGTGCGCCGTGGCGCAGCCGTCACCGGCCGCGCTTGAAGCGATCGGTCGTCAGGACCCCACGGGAAGCGGCACATTTCACCGCATCGGCATGTTGCGCGAGCAGGAGAACACCGTCTCCCGCCTTCAACAGATCACGGACAAACTGAGCGGACAGGTGCGTGCCAACACCATGCTCTTCGCGTCGGATAATATCTTCAATACGCCCAACAACCGGGAGTCCGACAGCCAGCTGGCCGAGTTTCTCGGTGCCAATCTTCGCGTGACGTTTAACGACGCGCTCAAACTCAACAGCAGCTATGACGCCGCTTTTTTTCGTCACAACAAGGACGCGAACAGCGGAAATGATTTCGATACGAGCACGTTTCGCCAGCAGCTTACTTACGAGACATTTATTCTGAACAACAAGGCGTCCGTGGGCATTCCGCTCTCGTGGCAATACTCGGAAGTTTACCGCACCGGCGGCGGCGATCCGCTTGCGCAAACCTGGACCTATTCCAGCGGTGTGGAGTTCTCGTGGTTTCCCAACAGCCGCGTGTTTCCCACGTTTTCCTACAACTACTTTTTGTCCGATCCCAAGACGGGCTCGGGTAAAAACAAACACGACTTCAACCTCGGCGTGACCTTGATTCCGTTTCAAGGGAAGCGCTTCTACGTCATCCCCTCGGTGCAATACAGCTACGAGGATTTCCGTAAGAGCAGTCGCACGGATAAGGCCTGGACGCCTACGCTGACCACGAGCTGGTCGCCGCTGACGTTCTTCGCGGTCGACGCGGTCGGCAGCTACACGGATTCCGCGTCCAATGTGGGCACGTCCGAGTTCGAAGCCTTCACGGCCACGCTCTTCGCCCGCCTGTTTTGGAACTGGTAGTCCGCTCTTTTTATGAATCTCCATTTTAATTCCCGGATTTTATGCCGATGCCTGCCCGCGCTCGGCGGTTTGCTGGTGGTGTCCGCGCTATTTACGGCGGAAGCGTCCGCTCAAGTTTACGTGCAGACGCACAACCTGCCGCAGCAAACGGGTGCGACGGTGGCCTCGCTCGAGTATTCGCATGCGGAGGTGAGCGAGGACCTTAAGAACTACCGGTTCAATCAGGCCGAGGGCGTGGCGCGCATCGGGCATCTCGGCGTGTTTGCCGAGTCGGAGATCCGTGGTGAATGGAATACCGGCACGCTGGCACTGGCGGGTTTCCAGGACACGTTGACGATCAATGCGGCGGGGCTCACCGGCATGACGGGTTATTTCACCGCGCGGATGCGCGTGAGCGGCGTGTTGCTGGGCGATGCTAGCTACAACGGGACGATCTATACCGGCTATGTTGAAACCAAGTTCTCCGCTTTGCTGGGTGGAAACGGCAGCTACTACACGAATCTTAGCGGCGACTATCGACGGAATTTCGAAGGCGATGGATTCGCCACGTCGGGAGACCTGCCCGGGCTGATGGAGGTGGAGATATCGTTTATCTTTGGCACGCCGTTTTTGTTGGAGGGGCAGTTGAAGGTGGATACCTATGCGCAAGGAACTTTGAACGTTGCGAATGTCTGGGCGCTGTCGCGCGCCGAGTTCGGCCACACGGCTTACGTCGAGGGAATCGACGAGATATTCACGGAGGATGACGAAGCGGTCAGCGGGTTCACGATCACGAGTCTTTCGGGGGCGGACTACATCGAGGGCTTTGAAAATGCCGCCATTCCCGAGCCGGCGACGGGGTCTGCGTTGGCGGGCGCCGTGGCATTGATGGCCGTTCTGGTGCGGCGCAGGCGCTAGAACGAATGGCCCTTGAGGTCGTATGAGGAGAATGCCCTAGAAGGTGTCGGGAGTCCTATGCCACTCTTGATTTGAGGCGGTGTTTCGTATGAGTTTCGCGAATCCCATGGTTCGCGATTTACCTCAATGACTTCACCTTGGGCTTTTTACCGCGCCGGCCTCCGCGCGCCGATCCGTCTATTCCTATGCACGGGGCTGGTCGTGCTAACCTTGGTTTCGAGTGTGGTTTTGCGGGCGGACGAAGATCCGGTGACGCTACAATCGGTCGAGGTCACGGCGCAAAGCGCGGAAGCGTCGCGGTTGGCCGTGCCGGGTGCGGTGACCGCTTATGATGGCAGTTTTTTGGTGGCCAACGGTATCAACGATTACGAACAACTGGCGCCGCTGGTGCCGGGGTTTTTTGCGACCAACCAATCGGTCGACAACGTCTCGCTCAACCTTCGCGGCCTGACGTCCGATTCCAGTGATCCCCGCGTGCAGCCGCGGGTGTCGGTTTTCCAGGACGGCATCGGTCTGAACAATATCCACGGCAATAATGTCGCCTGGTTTGATCTGGATAGCGTGTCCGTGTTCAAGGGCCCGCAGCCGACGCGCTTCGGCGAAGGCGTGGAGACCGGCGCGGTTTCGATCACCAGTAATCGCGCGCGTAACGAATCGAGCGGTCATCTCACGGTCGGTTTTGGTGACTTTAACACGCGTCTCGCCGAAGCCGCCATCAACCGGCCGGTGGTGGCGGATAAGCTTTTTATCCGAGTCGCGGTGATGGTCGAAGAACGTGACGGCTACGTGAAGAATCTCGCGGACGGTTCCGATCTGCAAGGTGACGGCACGGTGGGGTTCCGCACCAGTCTGCGCTGGCAACCGACGGCGGCGACCACCGTAGATTTGATTCTGAACTATCAACACGATGATACGTCCGGCACAGCCTTTAAGAGCGGCGTGATCGGAGTGCCGCCGGCATTCATCGACACCAATCCTTACACGCCGGCCAATCTTAACCGTGGTTCCGAACTCGGCATCGTGCGCGACGTCACCGGACTCACCGGCATCGTGCGGCATGAGGTCAACGAAACCTGGACGCTCACCTCGACCAGTGCGTGGCGCCAAGTGGACAACCGCGATGAATTTGATGCCGATGGTTCCTTTCTTTATTTGCTCGAAGTCGGTGAGCGTTTCGATGGCCAACAACTCAGCCAGGAGCTGCGGCTCGACTATGATCGCGGCGGCCGCTTCACCGCTTCGACCGGTGTGCAGGTCGCGTGGTCTCGGGATGACCAGGAAGTGCTCGTTCGCACCAACGAAAATCTCCTCAATTTATTTTTGGGTAATCCGCCTGCGCCGGGGCTCAATCCGCGCTACATGGAGCGTCACACCCATGAAGCCGAGACGACTTCGGGGGATGTTTTCGGACGCGTGGATTACAAGCTGACCGACAAACTCAATGTCGGCGGCGGCTTGCGCGTCACGCAGGAACGCATCGTATCGCGCTATCAATCTTTCGCCGCGCCGGTTCCGGGTAATCTCGTGGGCGGACTGCCGACCTCGGGTGGCTCGAATAACTTTTTCCAAAACACAGCAGGAGAACTCACGAATTCCGCGGACGAGCAATCGTGGGCAGGGCAGCTCGATGCGCGGTATGCGTTCACGCCAAGATTCGCGACGTATGCCTCCGTGTCGCGGGGCCGCCGGCCGACCGTGGTGGATTTTAATGAAATGACGCTCGCCCCGCGCCAAGGCGCCGAGGAGTCGGTGTGGAATTATGAAGTGGGCATCAAGGGCGCGAGTGCGGGCCGGCGGATCCGTTATGATGCCTCGGTGTTTCAGTATTACTTCGATCACTTCCAGACGCAGCGGGTGGTGTCGCCCGGAGTGATCGCGCCCTTCGACGGCGGACGCGCGCGCGGACAAGGTTTCGAGACCACGGTGGCGGCCGATGTGGCGCGGGAGCTGACGCTGTTTGCGGCCTATGGGTTCACGGATGCGAAGTTTTCCGCACAGGGCGAAAACGGACAGCCTCAGGCGTTTGCGGGAAACTCGTTCCGCATGACCTCTGAACATGTGGTGTCGCTGGGTGGCACGCTTTCGCTGCCGTTCGTGGACAAAGGCACGGTGTTTTTCACGCCGCTGCTGATGTATCGCTCGGCTTATTACTTCGAGGACGACAATGCCCAGAACGGCGGCATTCTGCGGCAGGGTGGATTCGCGCTGGTGAATCTGCGTGTCGGCTACCGTTCGCGCACGCAGCGCTGGGAAGTGGTCGGCTACATGAATAACGTATTTGAAAAACAATACCTGTTGGATGCCGGGAATATCGGCGGCGCGTATGGAATCCCGACCTTCATTCCAGCCGCGCCGCGCACCGTCGGAATGAAGGCGACAATGCGGTTCTGATCGCTCCAAGGACTAGCGGTGACGGCGGCGGATCACCGCGAAGGTGAGGATGATCATACCCGCAAGCAGCGCGCAGGTGGAGGGCTCGGGGACGGCGGAGGCGGTGAGGAGGAATTGATTTCCGGCCTGCGAGAACGTGTATCTGTAGCCGGCGATGACGGTGCCGAGTTCGAAGGACGTTGCACCGATGCTGGATAGCGTGGCGCCGGTGGCGTCGATCAGGGTGTAGGTGCCGGCCGTGAAGCCTCCGGAGTCGGTGAGGTTTACGGTGATGGCTCCGGAGCCGGGGCCGGTGAGCGTGCCGCCGGAGACGATGAGGGTATTAATCTGAGAACCGAGGGAGTAGGAGAGGATGGCGTCTGTGTGGAGGATGAGGCCGTTGCTGAACGAGAGCACCCCGCCGGCATCGGGAGCGAGCGTGCCTCCGGTGTGGACGGTGGTGAGGCCGCTGATCAAGTCATTGCCCGCGAGGGTTCCGCCGCTGTTGACGGTGACCTGACCGGTGCCGAGCGAGGAGGAACCGGCGAAGGCTCCGCGGGCGGCGAGGGTGCCGCCGTTGATGATCGTGCCGTGGGTGAAGGTGCTCGCGGCGGTGAGGACATTGTAGCCGGCGGTGTTGATGACCGTGGCATTGCCTTTAATCAGCACACCGGTGCCATCGGCAGTGCCGTCCCGCGTCAGGTGGAAGGGTGATGCGGCCGTCGCCGTGGTGTTGAGTTGAACGGTGCCGGTGCCGTCGAGTCCGGTCGTTATCTTGTCGGTGTCGAGCACGCCGCCCGCGGCCGCCGGTGCGGTGGCGGTGGCACCGATGTTGAGTGTGCCGGTCGAACCGTAGTAAGTGCCGAGAACCACTTTGCTGGCGCGGATCAAGGCGCCGTCGGAAACGGTCAGGATGCTGTCGCGCGCACTGGCGAAGTCACCGAGGGCAATCTCTTCGGAATGGGACCAAGTCGAGCCGGCACCGGTCACCGCTACCGTGCTCGCGCTGATCTGGGCGAACACCGCACTCATCGATCCCCCGTCGCGCAGGATCAGGCCGCCGCCGCCATCGATGACGGTGCCGCCGGTGTAGTTGCTGGTGCCGGTGAGCGTAAGGATGCCGGAGCCTGCTTTCCAGATGCTGCCATAATTGGTGATCGAGCCTGCGAAAGTGGTGTCTCGGTCATTGTCTATCGTGAGGGTGATGGCCTGATTGCCGAAAACGAGGGAGCCTGCACCCGAAAGGTTGCGAAGGGTCTGCTCGAAGCCGAAGACGCGGAGCGTGGCGCCGGCGGCGATGTTCACGCTTTCGGAGGAGGCGATGCTGCCGGTGTCGGCGATCCACACGGTGCCGGAAAGAAGGGTGGTGGCGCCGGAGTAAGTGTTTGCCCCGGCGAGGATGATGTCGCCGATGGGATTGGCACCTTCGTCAAAGGTGAGGGCGTGCGCACCGCTGATGATGCCGGAAATCGTCGAGTTGGCCCGGGGACTGGAATCCGGATTGGCGGAGGTGATCGTGATGTCGCCGGAGAGGATGACCGCGCCGGAGAGATTGGTGTAGCGGCCGAGAGTGAAGTCACCGTTGAGGATGACGTCATTTGAAAGGGTGCGACCGGCACCTTCGGCACGGACGGTGCCGCCGTTGATGGTGAGGGTGCCGGAGCCGAGGGCGTTGTCGGCGCCGAGGCCGAGGGTGCCGGCATTCAGCACGGTGCCGCCGGAGTAGGTGTTGGTCGCGGTGAGGGTGAGTTTGCCGTCGCCGTCTTTTACGACGGAGCCGGTGCCGCTGAGGACGCCGCTTTGCGTGGCTGAACCCGTGACGATGCCGAAGGTGAGCGGCGAGTTCGGCGAGGAGGTGTCGTAGGCGGTGGAGTTCGTCTGCTGGTCGTCGAGCGTGACCGTGGTCTGGGACCGCAGTGACAATGCGGCCAAGGGCAGGAGTGCGAGTGGGAGGAAGCGGGATGGGCGCATGACGGAGGATCGTTGCGGGTAGTCCGGTGCGGGGTGGCGGAACGGGCAACGGGGCAAACCTCGTAGTTCTACCAGCTTTGAGTGGGAGAGGGGGCTTGCGGTGGCGGGGGGACGTGGGGTGGATTGACGAGAGTGAATTTTCCACAACTTAGCTCCCGACTTGGTCTTTTCGCGGGACTGGTGTGCGTGATGGCGGGGCTCGGCTGGCTGGTGTTTGGCGTGGCGGGCCATCGCGACGGCATGGAAATCCTGCCGAATAAGGCCGGGTCCACCGTTGAGTGGATGAACGATCCGGGGGCACGACTGAGCTTTGAGGAAGTGGTCGCCACCTCACCGGCGGAATGGCGTGCGTGGGATGGCTTGGACTACCTTCGCGCGGTGCAGGGCGATGCGGTGTGGGTTCGTGCGACGGTGCGCAATCCGGGTGGGCGGGCGTTGCAGGGCGTGCTCGCGGACACCGAG
This window of the Rariglobus hedericola genome carries:
- a CDS encoding beta strand repeat-containing protein; this translates as MRPSRFLPLALLPLAALSLRSQTTVTLDDQQTNSTAYDTSSPNSPLTFGIVTGSATQSGVLSGTGSVVKDGDGKLTLTATNTYSGGTVLNAGTLGLGADNALGSGTLTINGGTVRAEGAGRTLSNDVILNGDFTLGRYTNLSGAVILSGDITITSANPDSSPRANSTISGIISGAHALTFDEGANPIGDIILAGANTYSGATTLLSGTVWIADTGSIASSESVNIAAGATLRVFGFEQTLRNLSGAGSLVFGNQAITLTIDNDRDTTFAGSITNYGSIWKAGSGILTLTGTSNYTGGTVIDGGGGLILRDGGSMSAVFAQISASTVAVTGAGSTWSHSEEIALGDFASARDSILTVSDGALIRASKVVLGTYYGSTGTLNIGATATAPAAAGGVLDTDKITTGLDGTGTVQLNTTATAASPFHLTRDGTADGTGVLIKGNATVINTAGYNVLTAASTFTHGTIINGGTLAARGAFAGSSSLGTGQVTVNSGGTLAGNDLISGLTTVHTGGTLAPDAGGVLSFSNGLILHTDAILSYSLGSQINTLIVSGGTLTGPGSGAITVNLTDSGGFTAGTYTLIDATGATLSSIGATSFELGTVIAGYRYTFSQAGNQFLLTASAVPEPSTCALLAGMIILTFAVIRRRHR
- a CDS encoding TonB-dependent receptor, giving the protein MTSPWAFYRAGLRAPIRLFLCTGLVVLTLVSSVVLRADEDPVTLQSVEVTAQSAEASRLAVPGAVTAYDGSFLVANGINDYEQLAPLVPGFFATNQSVDNVSLNLRGLTSDSSDPRVQPRVSVFQDGIGLNNIHGNNVAWFDLDSVSVFKGPQPTRFGEGVETGAVSITSNRARNESSGHLTVGFGDFNTRLAEAAINRPVVADKLFIRVAVMVEERDGYVKNLADGSDLQGDGTVGFRTSLRWQPTAATTVDLILNYQHDDTSGTAFKSGVIGVPPAFIDTNPYTPANLNRGSELGIVRDVTGLTGIVRHEVNETWTLTSTSAWRQVDNRDEFDADGSFLYLLEVGERFDGQQLSQELRLDYDRGGRFTASTGVQVAWSRDDQEVLVRTNENLLNLFLGNPPAPGLNPRYMERHTHEAETTSGDVFGRVDYKLTDKLNVGGGLRVTQERIVSRYQSFAAPVPGNLVGGLPTSGGSNNFFQNTAGELTNSADEQSWAGQLDARYAFTPRFATYASVSRGRRPTVVDFNEMTLAPRQGAEESVWNYEVGIKGASAGRRIRYDASVFQYYFDHFQTQRVVSPGVIAPFDGGRARGQGFETTVAADVARELTLFAAYGFTDAKFSAQGENGQPQAFAGNSFRMTSEHVVSLGGTLSLPFVDKGTVFFTPLLMYRSAYYFEDDNAQNGGILRQGGFALVNLRVGYRSRTQRWEVVGYMNNVFEKQYLLDAGNIGGAYGIPTFIPAAPRTVGMKATMRF